In the Dermochelys coriacea isolate rDerCor1 chromosome 23, rDerCor1.pri.v4, whole genome shotgun sequence genome, GTGCTGGGAGTGCAGGGGCGTTTGGGCCAATCGTCCACATGgccatgggtggggggaggatggaGCGAGGAGGCCCAACTGACCCCAACATGCTTGCAATGCCGCGGGCTGCCCCGTCTCCTCTCCACCCAGCTGGCCCTGCAGCTGTGGAGCCAGGTGGGAAACTTTGCAAGGTTCGTCACGAGGAGGAAATAGAGATCTTGGGAGGCGCTTAGCGAAAAATGGGAGAGCCCCACCGCAGAAGAACCCAGCACCTGGTCCCTGCTCAgcttgatttggagcagggactcgaACCTGGATCTGTCCCATGCCAGCTGGTGGCCTTAGCCACTGGGTACTGATGCTGGGGCACGGCGTCCCCTGGTTCTGACCACAAATTCCCTCCTGGGACCCTGACAAAACTGGGGTGGCAACTGGGCCGTTCCATTGAAAAATTCCCAGCCGGCTCCTTTCTGCCCAGGGAGGGCCAGACCTTCGGGGCTCCCCAAGGCCATGGGAGCTGGGGGTATgcaggggagattttttttcatgggCACAAAGGCTGTTTAGCTACCCGCCTCCTGGCTTTCAGCTGCTCAGTCCTGAGAGCTGGCAGGCTCCCAGGCTGGAGGCTACCCCCAGGATCACTAGCCATGTAGCTCATGGAAAAGGACTAAGCGCTGACCTTGTCCTTCTTggcctccctctcctcttcctcttcctcttcctcctcttcctcttcctcctggtgGCCCCAGTGCTTGCCCTTCAGGTGTCCCACCTCATCTTCATGGTGCCTTTTCTTCAGCGCGTGGCTGGGCGGCCTGTGGCGGTGGCTGTggtgctcctccccctccttccacaGCTGCCTGTCCCCGTGGAGGTGGCTCTTCGAGTTGGAGATTTTAACGCCCTTCTCCTCTGCCTCAAACTGGGCCGTCTCCTCATCACTGGCCTTCTCGGCCATCCGCTTGGCCGGGCCGCCTTTCCGCTGGGCCGGGCCCGATCgctttccctcttcctcctcctcttcctcttcctcccagtCCTCTAGCCCCCCGTGGTGCCGGCCTCCATGGTGGTACGGCGGCTCCTCCTCTGAACTGTCCTCTTGGCTGAAGTGCCTCTTGGCTGGCGGCCCCGTTTTCTTGCTGGCCCTGGGGCCCCAGGTCTCCCGCAGCTTGGGCAACGCCCGCCTCACCTCCTCgtgcctcctcttcctctcctcctcctcttcctctccctcaagGATCTCTTTGgcctcctcctccacctgggTGCTGTCCTCCCCGTGCGAGACCTTCTCCTCCTTCACCTTCTCCTCAATCTTCTCCGTCTTCTCATACTCCTCCTTCCGGGCCTcgccctccttctcctccaccaTCTCGGAGGCGGCCGAGCTCTGCTGGAGGGGCTCGTCCTGCTTTCTCAGCTCATCCCCCACAGGGCCCTCCTCTGGCTCGTGCCAGGCGCCACGGCTCGGGTGGTGGTGGGCATTTTctaggggcagagaggagaacaGTGAGCTGTTCCCACTTCGTGGCAGTCCCGACCCCATTGGGGATGGGTGGACACAGGCTGGGGGACCCTGTTCGCACAGCAAGGCCTGTGTCCACAAACTGCCCATGCACCCTGGTCCCCCATCGTCCAGGTGCCCCAGCCCTACCCCTTCTCCAGACACCTCtcccttggcttctctgctcGGAGTGGTGGAAAATGGGATATTGCCCTAATGCCCTGTATCCCTTTCCCTGATTCCCCCCAGCCAGGTTCCCCCCACACGCACTAGGGTTGGATGAAACTGgcgtcccctctagggggtgccagctccaatccggccccagggcaggggactggctgtctcaaggagctggggagtgggagccaggggcctttcccctctcgCATGTGCCGGTTCTGATCCAGCCCTAGGGTGGGGAAACTTGCTGACCTGGGGGCggagaatgggacatggggcctttcccctttaGGGGGTACTGGCTagcttggggtggggaaggaacatggggcctttcccctctagggggcgccagctctgatctggccccagggcaggagagtgggtggctcggggggcggggggcagggaatgggacatggggcctttcccctttaGGGGGCACCAGCTGTGATCTGGCCAGAGGGTAGGGGGTCTGGGTGGCTCagcggggcaggggcatggggcctttcccatctacggggtgctggctctgatctggccccagggtggggggggctggctgAGTCAGAGGGGGCAGAGaatgggatatggagcctttcccctctagagGCTGCCACTTATTTTCCAGATCCAGGTTGGCgacagagccagaaataggacccaggcgtcctgactcctcATGCGGTCACTGTAATTCGTGCAGGGTGGTTGGGATGGGGGCCAAGGCAGGTACCTTCATGGACCAGCTCCTTCAACTCCTTCAGCAGGTAGTGATGGTGCAGCATGGCCAGGACCCGCTCGTCTGGAAAAGACAACAGGTGAACCCCCTTCATGAGCTTGTGCCCAGTTGGTGCCCTTGGGCAAACGATCTGCCCCGGTCGTGGGCTAGGAACAAGCCGCAGCCACGTGCGCTGGTATCACTGAGTTGCCTTTCACCCGCAAGGACCGTCTCGTGAAGAGACATGTGGGAAAACCTGTCCCGAGTGCAAGGTAATTGGGGGGGAGATTAACTAAGTGAATTAAGGTAATGCCCCGAGTTCTCTGAGCAGTGCCAGGTGATGTACACACATAGCATGAAAAGCTGGTCCCCAATTACAGTCAGATTCCCAGTGTTTCTGGTAGAAGTAGGGGGAGGGGACTATAACCCCCTTTGCCCTCCCCGTGTCCTGGGTCCTGCATGGTCCTTATCATCAGGGCAGCCTTAGAGCTCCACCACCAACTCGTGCTCCACCACCTCTGGGTCCTGGGGGCAGAGAATAGCCATGgtgcagtgcactctgggcatgCCCCCAATCCACCCCCTTACTCCAATTCCACATCACTTGCTAAGGGGAGAGTCTCAGGGAGCTttttcccacccatccccaccaAGGCCCCTGGTTGCTCCCAGGGCAGCCCAGAGGAATCTGAGAGCAATCAGGAGCTGCCTTCTAAGTCTGTTCCATCACAGATGGGACTGAGTCCTTGCTGAGCTATGTGGGGTGTTTGGATCTCTATCCAGCTCCGCTTTCCCCAGGAGCCGACGGCCACATCCCGGGGCACTCACCTTCTTTCAGGATCTTCAGGCAGTCGCTGGCGAGTGGAACCGGGCTAGGTTTGGACAGGGTGTCAGCCAGAACTTCTGTGATGCATTTGATGACCTTGCCAGGGGGGTGGTAAGAGTGAGTTTAGGTTTACAGTGACAACACACCAAAGATTCCCCCCCGGGGTTTCACCACCTCTCCCGTGGCTGTCAACTTCCAACCGGTCAGGGCCAGCATGATCAGAAAACGGGAGTGCCGTCTCACGGCTGCAATGAACGGAGGTTATATTTTTACGAGCCACCGGAATGCCTCAGGTTCCCTGTGGCGTTCGTATGGCCATCCACTGAGCACCGCCAGGAACCAGGGGCTAGCAGAACCATCCCCTGCTCTGTCTGAGCTGGAATCAGACAGCTAAACCAAGAACCAGCCTGAATCAACGCGGGTGAGCGGAGGAGCCGGAAGATAGATCCGATGGTTGAGACTTTGACTTAGCAATTTCCAGCACCgctctgcagggaagcagaggagaacgGCAGCTGGAAAGAAAGGAAAGCCCAGATCCCAGGAATCCAGGACAGTGGGAAatgctggttgttttttttctttctcctgatAAGGCcaaaacccaaaacttttttAGGAATTGACCACAGTGCAGCATGGGCGATGTAGTTTGGCTGGGGAGTAAGGTTCATGAGGagaatggggtgtgggagggggatgaaagcatacaactcccatgaggcactgtgttGACCTGCAATGATCCGATTTCCCGGCTGGAAAAATGCGGCCAAAATGGATCTTTTCCCAGAGAGAATTTCACTTGAGAGGAAACCCTGTTTTCCGATGGGAAACTATTGCGTTCTAAATTTTTGCAGCAGCCCAAGTCCTGACCATGTTGGCCGGGGCTGTGTGGAGACTTATGCGGCATCGTGAACAAAGAGCCGACATAATCAgtgttattaataaataataatcccgAGCCCTAGGGGTCTCAACCTTTTtgtttctgagccccccccaacatacaataaaaactccatggcccagctctgcaacaagaactgcttttctgcatataaaagccagggtggCGTAGGGGGTAGGAAGCAGGGCAGTTGCTTGGGTCCCACATCACAGGGGGCACTGCAAAACTAAGTTGCTTagacttcagcttcagccttcGGTGGTGGGGTTCGGGGTCCTGGGCTGCAATCCcttgtggtggggctttggctttctgctctgggccctagagagtctaatgccagcccccCCTGAAACCAGTTTGCGaccccccagacccctggttgagaaccactgccctagcgCTTGTCATGggcagatctcaaagccctttccaAAGGAGGCCAGCATCATTACCACCATTttaaagtggggaaactgaggcacgcagcTGGACCACAACTTCCCCAGCAAATTGAACCAGGAAGAGAACACGAATCTTCTGAGTCCTGTTCCAATGTGCCATCCACTCGCTCATGCTACCTCTCACGCCTTATAGACGCCCATATGCACCTGAGAACACTCGGTGGCgcaggggagaagaaagaggaaggcGATGGGGGAGAATTGCTATGAATTATTTGTGTTACGGTAGCACCTACAGACCCCAGCCCAAATCAGGCCCCCATCACGCCAGGCATTGCACAATCACCCCCTCCTCCCTAACAGCATCCAGGCGTGTTGCCAACTCTCGAGAATTTCGTGCGACTCTTGAGATATTTGCTGATTTCTCGCCAGCCCCAGATCCTAGAATCACGTGAATTCCTCAGAAtctcatggaatcatagaaacatcgggctggaagggaccatgagaggtCATTGtatccagccccctgcgctgaggcaggactaagcaaACTTAGTCCATCCCTGACCagggtttgtccagcctgttcttaaaaacctccagtggcgGGAATTCCACATCCGCCCTTGGGAGCCTGCTCCAGAGCTTCACTCCCCTGGGAGTTAGAAAGTTTGTCCTGATATCTCACCGCTGAAGAttgagcccattgcttcttgtcctacctccagcagCCATGGAGAAAAATGGAACCTTGTCtcctttataacagcccttaacctattggaagacttatcaggtcccctctcagccttcttgtGTCAACACTAAATATGCCCAAGTGTTTTTGTTCTAGGCCAATTTTCAGGAAATAAAAAACCCGCCTGGTTTTAGGGAAAAGCCTTGAGCATGTGACCCTTACACCGTTCAGACAGCACAAGGTAAATCAAAGGAGCTGaaagtttagttaaaaaaaaatctcatgatttttaagacaaatcTCGTGAGTTTTGAATGTTTGAAGTTAGCAACACcataaacagacaagacagacaaatgcacAAAGAGAGAGGCCCCACGGgtctggggaaagaacccaggtgtcctgtgtCCCAGCTCTCTCTACTGGACTGTTCTTGAAGCAGGGACCCCAATTTAACCCCGTTAGGCATCTTGTTCACTTCAGTGGAAAGTGGAAACTGTTCACTTCAGTTTGGTTTggtctgttttctttttcttccttcctgtattttttttttcttaccttttCGTCTTCCTCCGAGAGTGGGGTGGACAATGGCAGTGAATCGGCTGCAAAATAAAAGAGATGAGGCAATATATTATTACGGGCTTTTATTAGTCAGCAATCCAATCGCTAGAATATAGTCTCTCTACCACTTCCAGGGTGTTTTTGTCATTAGAGGTATTGCAGTAACTCATTAGAGGCTCCAGTTGAGACTAGGGCTGTCTTGTGCGAGGTGCTTCACagacacatagtaaaagacagtccctgcccccaaaatcttatgatctaaatagacaactcaaagaaagggaaactgaggcacacaattttttttaaaaactttgtccAGGATCAGACAGGCACTCTCTGGAAGAGGGTTGTAGCCTACTAGATTAGAGTAGGGGGTggagagctgggagtcaggactcctgggttctaatccccactctgggagggggagggaggtctAGGAGTTAGAACCGTGGGGACAGGGGAGCagggatgcctgggttctatttccagctctgccacagacttggcTAGGTGGCTTTGGGGCAAGTCgcagccctgctctgtgcctcagtttccccacctgtaaaaagtGGGATGCAAGTTCTAACCCATTGAAGCTTTGAGATCTGTGCATGAACTGCGCGGGACATAAATAAAGCGTACAATCATATCACTTATTACGTGTATTAGGGTAGCACCTAGAGTGAGGCCAGGGCCCTGTTGTGTTAGCCACTGCGcagacacacagagagaataAAGAGTTCACAGGCTATATTGATAACAAGCgggaggggaaaccgaggcacggatGCAGCTTTTAGCTCTGATCAACGCCTGTGGGGGAATCTGGGGTTGAACTGAAGCCCAAGTTAGTAACACACCTTTggttgcagtgtggacatacccagaGGAGGCCTCCCCGTGAGGTCACACCCCCTACCACTAGATCAGCCTCCCTCGCAGGGTCATTCATTACAGACCCACAACTCATGAGTGCTTAATGGCATGGGGAATCCGGGCTCAGCTGATGATCGAGGTGGAAAAAAACCCGTTCCTATCTACCTACCCCTCGCTTAGCAAGGTAAATCAAACCTACGCGGTGGTTCTGCCTTCCCGATGCTAACCACCCTCCAGACACCAATtactttcccttcctttttttttgtttttgttcccttccttttttccctcctgaaaCAGCTGCACCTCACGCAGGTTTAATGCACCAGGCTCTGCCACCGCAGGGGAGAGAAAAGCTCCTTTCTCTGGCTGCGTGATCACCACCATCATTCTAATGAGGTCCCCGCAGGGGCTGCTGGCAGAACAGCAAGGTCTCGGGCAAAATAAACGACCAGGCTTTTGTTTCTTAGAGAAAAGCAAAGCAATCTGAGTAATTGAAGGCCGGCGGGTTTGCAGGCAGACAGATGTGTTGCTTTTAGAACAATGAGGGGAAAAtaaaggggttggggggggggaagaaaaagaaaagaaaagaaaagagagtacAGACCTCCCACTGATGGCACATCCGTGGGAATCGAACCCTCTTCCTTGTTAAAAGCACCGGTCTCTTACGTTTGAATGAAAGGATTAGCCCCATCAGCTGCTAGCAGCGGTAGGCTGTTATCCTCATATGtgaaccagccactagagggggctGCATCACGCACCGGTAAGGTCACTGTGGAGTCAGAGCTGTGGAATAACAATAGCGCCTCCTTGTGGCCAAAGGAGGCTGACGCTGGTGGAGTCTCACGGCCCCCCCCAAGGATGAGGCTCAAGGGGAGGTGAAGCTGCTTTGCAAAGGCCCCGGCCTGCCAGGCCAGAGGCGCGTCCTTCCTCAAATGCTCTGCACCTGCCAACGCACCAGGGCTCGTGCCATGCAGCTTGCAAATCCGGGCacctcagggcctgatccaaaacccggTGGAAAAAATTCCCCCGACCCGCCCCCCCACGGACCCCCCCTGGCACTCCATGGCTCTGCAGAGTGGATCCAATGTGCCCTTCTGTGGCGGGGGCAGAGCAGGTGGTAAAGGGCTGCATGCCCCAGCAGCAGGTGCCCACTATTATTACCTGCATTTAGCACAGGGCATATCCCTAAGCTGTTCTGGGAGGGCAGGCTGCCCGCTGACGACACCCAGCAGGTGGACGCTGACACCAGCAAGGACCCAGCACCAGCGGGTGCGGGAAAGGGCCAAGCAAGAGTGTGGGGGCCTGACCCCGGCATGGAGGTTTCAGGGCAGCAGGCAGCTGCATTCCCTGGTACAGCACAAGGGTAGAATCCCTGCACCGATCACAGTTACACTGGGGCAAATCAGCTTGGAACCTGGCCCCCAGGGAGCACAGGATTcgatcccagctctgggaagtgAGTGGGGTctcgtggttagagcagggaggggggccaggactcttgggttctatcccagctctgggaggggagtggggcctagtggctagagcaggggggtctgggagccaggactcctgggatctatccccagctctgggaggggaggggaagggggtctagtggctagagtggggggagctgggagccaggacgcctgggttttattcccagctctgggagggggggtcgtctagtggttagagcagtggggttGGGGCTGGCAGTCAAGACTACTGggttctattttcagctctgccattgacttgcagTTCGACCTGGACTAAGTCATTTCATCTCCATGGGGGGTGAATTATACTGACCTCCCACTACACCTGGGGGAGCTCCCTGGTGGAAAGGAGCTGTTGATGTGTTGGGTgtcctccagcccctgctctcctaCTCTAGCTGCCCCCAGGTCCTCGGGCTGAGAATGTGGGGGActacccccagccctccttatatAGGGCCCTCTGCAATAGCCTGGCCCCTCAGCGCTCCATCTCCTATACCCAGCATTGGCGTGCAGCCCCTGGATCCTTTTACATGGAGCAActaaccccagccctgagtgGGGCACAGGGCAGCCCCTGTTCACACAGTGGCTGGGACAAAGATTCTCCCTTGCAGGCATCTTCCTCCCTAGCATCTGCTGCTCCTTGGCacccaggtgctgcacagaccccgggGGCATCTTTGCTTTAGTATCAGGGGTTTTGCAGCAGCAGCTAGAGGCTCAAACCAGGATCCGGCCCCCAgtcatgccaggtgctgcacagacccctccacacacacacactcgccaGAGAGGGGAGCCCTCCTTGTGCTGGATCTAGCATGGATTCtgcccgagatcagggccccccattgtgccaggcactgcccagaccctgacCGAGAGCAGACCCCCCAGCCATGGACACGGAGTGAGTGTCCCTcccctgaagagtttgcaatctaaatagacacaaaaaggggaaactgaggcacagagtgggcaAGTGATTGGCTCAAggtcctgcagcagagccaggccgAGAACCCTGTTCTCCTGATTCGCAGGCTAGTGCCCCAGCTGGTTTTAGCCGAGGCTCTGTTTTGATAACCAAATGCCGGCCAGGCAGTTCGTTCCATCCCAGCCCCTCTGTCTATACCCGAGTCCAATTCCTGCTAGCATTTGTATCTGAAACCTTATACGTGGATAATttcacccagcactgagatgcagccacttctgggctgGAGCACAGCAGCTATTTTTACAGGGATCTTTCACCCAGCGCTgcgatgcagccacctctgggctggaggAGAGCAGCTGTTTCCACAGGCATCCCTCACCCCCTACTGAAAAGCAGCCACAGAGCAAAGACGAATAATAATGCAGATAAATCGGACCTGGCGCCTCCTATCTAACAACGTCCTTATGCACAAGTCCCCCAGGGcgtgctccttccccagcacatgCATTGATAATCTACCCCTCCAGGGTGCGTGCTatccgccccccgcccccgcggTTGTCCCCCCACTCCACACACAGGCCAAATGATGGACTGCAGAAGGGGAGCCATTGCTCCGGCACGTGGAGGCTGCAGCGAGGGACACGCCAGCCTTATATAATGATATTATGTAATGCCAGAGGTAGCACAAAAGGATGGAGAAAGCAAGTGGCTGGGATCCAGCTGGAGGAAACCTTGGCCCACCTAGCTCCGAAATTGGGGCTCTGCTCCTGAAAGCTTGGGCCCAAttctggggtaaatcagcagCCGCTGGGGTGATGGCGGCAGGAGAACAGAATGAGGGCCCTTGGCTTTTTAATGACCTTGACCTGGTCGGAGACTGCCGGGAAAGACTCAGGGGGTGCTAAGTGAAGTCTGCCCCGCAGAAATTGATGTGAACTGAGCGCCGCTCTTTCAAAGGCAACTGCATGGGGAAGTTCCTCGGCCCTGCACGCAGATCTAGCAACACAggcacacatgcacgcacatgGGTGTGCAAATCACCCTCCCAGATCTTCACGCACGCGGCCCCAGACACACCAATCCGGGGATGCAGGGACAATTTGTACAGTTgcgagtgctgagagccattgaaccaaactgtaaagccAGCACATGATGGAAACCACGTCAAACCAGGGggagctgcagcacccccagttccagccccTATGTACAGATCTACACACCCAAGCATAGAGGCATCCGTACACCCTATGTGCACACGCTCGTGCGTACACAGATCTGTGCACGCACAGAGATACACGGAGAGCTGCACACATAATCTTACCTTCCCTCTGGTACTCCCCCATGACTGGACAGGCCTTTGGATTCATATCGGCATGTCTAGTTTGAAAGCAGCCCTTTCTTGCCCTGATCCAGTCCCCTCAGGCCCCGATCCAGATTTGCCTTAAAACCTTTCAACTAATTGCAAATTCTCCACCATGCAGGATCCCAGGAGATGGCCGGGGAAGCCGTCCCCTTCACAATTCGGGAGCTGATTTCGCGCAGCCTTTTGAGCGCCGGGATATTTAAGATGCAGCTCAGATATTCTTCTGCCAGATGACAGGGGCGGGATGCTGTCTAGGGTGCTGAAATCCTTCAAACCTCCTCTGCACCCAGGGCTTGGCACACACTGGCTGCTGCCAAGACGGCCTTTCATTTGATGCCACCCAGCGTAAAACAGGACTTTGTCCCACTTCAAGCCGAGCTCCTCCTGCAGAACACCCCCAGCCAAAGAATAAAGCCAGGCTGCTAGTGAGTGCGTGCGTGTTTTTTTCAATGCAGCATGTTCCCCATATGGCACGGAGCATGGATTTCTGGCAGATCCCACCAGGGGGCTGCATTTTTCCAGGGGGCAAACAATCGCCACCTTCCCACGCCAGCCCCATTGGAAAGAGAAATTGGCCACATGCTGTCCCAGCCCACGCAGGATCTTCCCCAGAAGGCAGGAGAATGGGAAAGCAGGACTGACCCAAGCCAGAATGCACAGTGGAAACTTACAATGATCAAAGACATCAGGGCATGGAAGAGGCACTTGGgggcagatttacaaaggtatttgtGCATCTAAGACGCAAAGTTCGGCAccaaaggggattttcaaaagcacctaagcagaccaggcacctaactcacctaggcacttctgaaaacccaCCTAGCTGTGTCTATCCCAGTCTGGGCCTTGCTTTGCTCGGCTCTTACCGTGCCAGCAGGACAGGAGCAAGACAGAGAGGCCGAAGGTCAGCATGGTGCTCGGGTGGCGAGTCCCAAAGAGCTGCCCAAATTCTGCTGTTGGCGATGGGCATAAAACAAAGCCAGGcgggctgggagctcaggagcGAAGCGGGCTGCAGATGTGGGTTGGAACGGGCTGGGGAGGCAGCCGTAGAACGGCTGGTCAGCCAAGGCCAGCGAACGTGCCCGAATTCCCGCCGGTGCAGCCTTCGCGCGCGTGTGCGAGTGGCACTGCCTCTGCATCTGAGGACAGGCAGCGGGATTTTAAATAGGAGGCAGGCTGCAAAGGAAGTGATGTCAGCTCCGGGGGGGGGATCCCCCCTCTTTCCCAGCCACAGAtctccccctcctttcccttcTGCACATTGGATTTATTCCAAGCCAGCCAGTGCCTAACCAAACCTGACCAGCAAATAATCTAGCTTGCCTCCTCCCTAGCACAAACTGATCACTAGGCTTAAGGCCTGGGTTACAGAGGTAGCTAAAAGGTCTGggcaggccagattctgaccagaccctggtgtaaatctggagtgactttGTGGATCAGAATCTATGTCCACACCAGGGGCTCTCAAGCTTTCcagacccctttcaggaggctgatttgtcttgcgtacccccaagtttcacctctctgaaaaacgacttgcttacaaaatcagacagaaaaatacaaaaacgTCCCAGCcacactgttactgacaaatGGCTTCCTGTCTCATTTTCACCAcctaattataaaacaaatcaattggaatataaatattgtcctgACATCTCAGTGtctagtacatagagcagtataaacaagtcatcctatgaaattttagtttgtaactTCACTAGAGCTGTTTATGGAGCCTGTAGTAAAGCcaggcaaatagctagatgagtcGATGTACCCCCTGGCAGAGCTCTGCACCCCCCCATGGGGATGCATGTCAGATCCGGTCTTGTGGACACTGTTTCCAAGCTAGCGCTTGACTGGCGTCCACCCTCCATTGGAAACCTGgctttacaattgctggacccaggtctcagAGCCATGCCCGCTCTGTGCCATGCAGCCCTTCTGACCTGGGTCTgcagctgtgtccacactgcaaaataacaGGCCTGGGACCCAAGTTGCAACAGGACTTGGGCTCTAGAAGGGTCCTAGGAGCCGGGTCGTGAGTGCTTGCTGATgggagtcagactgatttgtgtgtggacagaagcatGTACGAGACTTCATTAACTAAGCCAAGTGCCTTGACCGTCACTCCAGTCAGAGTGCTGTGTACAAAGTAGCACCCAATTCCACAGCAGCTCCGGGTGAAGGCGCTCCCCAGCTCGGGTGAAACTCACACAAGCGTAAAAGGTGACAAATATAGGACGACTCCTCGTTTGGCTCCTCTTGGGAAATATGAGCCAGCCCAGCTGAGGAAACCTGGGGTTTAAAAAATGCCTCGTTCACTTTAATTAAATTTCTCATTTTGATTGCGCTGCTGCCCTTTCAAATCAACCCCCATTAACGACGCGCTTCCCTTCGAAAACTTGACTCAGGCTCATCTTGTTTTAATGTTGTTCCTATAACAACCCTCTTCTTTTTGATTCCAAAGCCGGGGCCAGATCCGCCCCTGCCCCGGCCTGAATTGGTGTCACTCCATTGCAGCCAATGGGGCCAGATCTGCAGCAGGTGTAAACCGGCGTCCCTCCATTGCCCTGATTCTAAATGAGCCTCATTGATTTAAAGCTCCAGGTCCGTTTCAGTCTGAAGTCAGTCAAAGGTGATTCTCAGCTAGCTGCCTGCTCCCGGTGCTCTCCAGCAcccagggggcggggagggggagaatggTGCCAGGGCTTAGCTATGGCGAGCAAAGGAGTCAGACGGATGCCAGGTCCCGGGCCAGAACCATGCAATGGTCCTGGCCATCGATCCAGAGTCACTCCGTAATAAAGTACATTACAATCAGCATCATAGGTTCTAAGGCTGTATGGATAAGGATCATTCCCCCAGCATtagaatgcagccacctctgggtggaAGCGTGGCAGCTGCTCCTATGGGGATTGTTCACCCAGGGCCCAGGTGCAGCTGGCTTGTGGGGCCAGCTACTCAATAACTCAGAGCAACGCTACGCAACTGCTTTCATCCAGGGCCTAATTAATGCCACCTCTAATTGACATCGGTGGGAGAAATTGTGGCCTGCGATCATGGCCATCACTTGTGGAAAGGGGGATGCTATGGGGAATGCAGTAGGGTGAACCACAGGCAGTCACTGCTGACCCCAGTGGGGCactagggggtgctctcccctcgcAGTCACCGCTGACCCCAGTGGGGCtctagggggtgctctcccctcgcAGTCACCGCTGACCCCAGTGCGATGAGAG is a window encoding:
- the CCER2 gene encoding coiled-coil domain-containing glutamate-rich protein 2 — protein: MLTFGLSVLLLSCWHADSLPLSTPLSEEDEKVIKCITEVLADTLSKPSPVPLASDCLKILKEDERVLAMLHHHYLLKELKELVHEENAHHHPSRGAWHEPEEGPVGDELRKQDEPLQQSSAASEMVEEKEGEARKEEYEKTEKIEEKVKEEKVSHGEDSTQVEEEAKEILEGEEEEEERKRRHEEVRRALPKLRETWGPRASKKTGPPAKRHFSQEDSSEEEPPYHHGGRHHGGLEDWEEEEEEEEEGKRSGPAQRKGGPAKRMAEKASDEETAQFEAEEKGVKISNSKSHLHGDRQLWKEGEEHHSHRHRPPSHALKKRHHEDEVGHLKGKHWGHQEEEEEEEEEEEEEREAKKDKERELEKLEEIEHALKKVAEKLRELRSG